A section of the Kribbella sp. HUAS MG21 genome encodes:
- a CDS encoding bifunctional methylenetetrahydrofolate dehydrogenase/methenyltetrahydrofolate cyclohydrolase, producing MTAQILDGKATAAAIKDELKVRVAKLAEQGVIPGLGTILVGDDPGSRAYVAGKHRDCAAVGIASIQVELPATATQAEIAAKVRELNENPSCTGFIVQLPLPKHVDTNTILGLIDPAKDADGLHPVSLGKLVLGQDGPLPCTPKGCVEILRRYDVPIAGAHVVVVGRGVTAGRPMGLLFTRRSENATVTQCHTGTKDLAAVVRTGDIVIAAAGSAGLITADMVKPGAVLLDVGTSRNAEGKIVGDIDDAAREQAAWIAPMPGGIGPMTRAMLLTNVVEAAEASLPQ from the coding sequence GTGACGGCGCAGATTCTGGACGGCAAGGCGACGGCGGCGGCGATCAAGGACGAGCTGAAGGTCCGGGTCGCGAAACTCGCGGAGCAGGGCGTGATCCCCGGGCTCGGCACGATCCTGGTCGGCGACGACCCGGGCAGCCGGGCGTACGTGGCCGGCAAGCACCGCGACTGCGCGGCGGTCGGGATCGCCTCGATCCAGGTCGAGCTGCCGGCGACGGCGACCCAGGCGGAGATCGCCGCGAAGGTGCGGGAGCTCAACGAGAACCCGTCCTGCACCGGGTTCATCGTCCAGCTGCCGCTGCCCAAGCACGTCGACACCAACACGATCCTCGGCCTGATCGACCCGGCCAAGGACGCCGACGGACTGCACCCGGTCAGCCTCGGCAAGCTCGTCCTCGGCCAGGACGGCCCACTTCCCTGTACCCCGAAGGGCTGCGTGGAGATCCTCCGGCGGTACGACGTACCGATCGCCGGCGCGCACGTGGTCGTCGTCGGGCGCGGCGTGACCGCGGGCCGGCCGATGGGGCTGCTGTTCACCCGGCGCAGCGAGAACGCGACCGTGACCCAGTGCCACACCGGCACCAAGGACCTCGCCGCCGTCGTCCGCACCGGCGACATCGTGATCGCCGCGGCCGGTTCGGCGGGCCTGATCACCGCGGACATGGTCAAGCCCGGCGCCGTCCTCCTCGACGTCGGCACCAGCCGCAACGCCGAGGGCAAGATCGTCGGCGACATCGACGACGCCGCCCGCGAGCAGGCCGCGTGGATCGCCCCGATGCCCGGCGGGATCGGCCCGATGACCCGCGCGATGCTGCTCACCAACGTCGTCGAGGCCGCCGAAGCGAGCCTTCCCCAGTGA
- a CDS encoding DUF3017 domain-containing protein, with product MAGETQRRSQWPLALSLLVALAGVVVLWFYDWRNGVLIFAGAVGLAGLLRALLSDAAAGLLHVRSRMFDIAFLLLTATAIATLGLIVPN from the coding sequence ATGGCAGGCGAGACCCAGCGCCGCAGTCAGTGGCCCCTGGCGCTGTCGCTCCTGGTCGCGCTGGCGGGCGTGGTGGTGCTGTGGTTCTACGACTGGCGCAACGGCGTACTCATCTTCGCCGGCGCCGTAGGCCTGGCAGGCCTCCTCCGCGCCCTGCTCTCCGACGCGGCCGCAGGCCTCCTCCACGTCCGCAGCCGAATGTTCGACATAGCCTTCCTCCTCCTCACCGCCACCGCCATAGCCACCCTCGGCCTCATCGTCCCGAACTGA
- a CDS encoding type II toxin-antitoxin system RelE/ParE family toxin, giving the protein MVETIKASRHQNMKELRSGTIRVLFAFDPVRQAVLLIGGDKVGQWGAWYRRNIPIADDLYDEWLEELEKDS; this is encoded by the coding sequence GTGGTGGAGACGATCAAGGCATCGCGTCATCAGAACATGAAAGAACTCCGGAGCGGCACGATCCGGGTACTGTTCGCCTTCGATCCGGTACGGCAGGCGGTGTTGTTGATCGGCGGCGACAAGGTCGGCCAGTGGGGGGCGTGGTACCGACGGAACATCCCGATCGCCGACGATCTGTACGACGAGTGGCTTGAGGAACTCGAGAAGGACTCGTGA
- a CDS encoding XRE family transcriptional regulator — MAKYRTHDEVLAEFIKTPEDQAELAALEDEALAEVRAHRLADVRQQHGLTQTDLADRLHITQTAVSKIERGELARSELSTIRRYVEALGGKLEIVADFGDERLVLG, encoded by the coding sequence GTGGCGAAGTACAGAACGCACGACGAGGTGCTGGCGGAGTTCATCAAGACCCCTGAGGACCAGGCCGAGCTCGCCGCCCTCGAGGACGAGGCTCTGGCCGAGGTGCGTGCGCATCGTCTTGCCGACGTGCGTCAGCAGCACGGACTCACCCAGACCGATCTTGCCGACAGGTTGCACATCACGCAGACCGCGGTCTCGAAGATCGAACGTGGCGAGCTGGCCCGGTCCGAGCTGAGCACCATCCGGCGGTACGTCGAGGCGCTCGGCGGCAAGCTGGAAATCGTCGCCGACTTCGGCGACGAACGCCTCGTCCTCGGCTGA
- a CDS encoding GNAT family N-acetyltransferase has protein sequence MAAVRRATADDGARVARIYVESWNAGFGELMPVAVLDDARVARWSATVADGNWWVAELDGLVAGFVGIGASRDPVDPELGELDTIAVDPAYWRRGVGIALMEKAVQELAGRFDRAILWTLANYPQGQNFYVKTGWTLTTHTRDNGHQVCYERSF, from the coding sequence ATGGCGGCTGTCCGCCGCGCCACGGCCGACGACGGAGCGCGGGTCGCGCGGATCTACGTCGAGTCGTGGAACGCCGGGTTCGGGGAATTGATGCCGGTCGCGGTGCTGGACGACGCGCGGGTCGCTCGATGGAGCGCGACGGTTGCTGATGGCAACTGGTGGGTGGCTGAGCTGGACGGGTTGGTCGCCGGGTTCGTGGGGATCGGGGCGAGCCGGGATCCGGTGGACCCGGAGCTGGGTGAGCTGGACACGATCGCCGTCGATCCGGCGTACTGGCGGCGCGGCGTCGGCATCGCCCTGATGGAGAAGGCTGTTCAGGAGTTGGCGGGCCGCTTCGACCGGGCAATCCTGTGGACCCTCGCCAACTACCCGCAGGGCCAGAACTTCTACGTCAAAACCGGCTGGACCCTGACCACCCACACCCGCGACAACGGCCACCAGGTCTGCTACGAGCGGTCGTTCTAG